A stretch of Burkholderia sp. HI2500 DNA encodes these proteins:
- the katE gene encoding catalase HPII has translation MTHSPSSGKTPPAQPQDSAKSRQLDEHRSRPDHEALRTNQGVRIADNQNTLRGGPRGPSLLEDFIMREKITHFDHERIPERVVHARGSAAHGVFRVYEPMADYTKAAFLQDPAAETPVYVRFSTVQGPRGSADTVRDVRGFAVKFYTEEGNYDLVGNNMPVFFIQDAIKFPDFVHAVKPEAPNEMPTGASAHDTFWDFVSLVPETTHMVLWLMSDRALPASFRAMDGFGVHTFRFVNAAGAERFVKFHWRPVSGAYSLLWDEAQRIAGHDPDFNRRDLWMAIERGDYPEFELCVQMIDPADAGKFDFDLLDPTKLVPEELVPVRPIGRMTLNRNPDNFFAETEQVAFHPGHVVPGIDFTNDPLLQGRLFSYTDTQLSRLGGPNFHEIPINRPVCPFANNQRDAMHRQTINVGQASYEPNSTSGGWPRETPPAPAGGGFETVHEPLDGDKVRVRSETFADHFSQAALFYQSMTEIEQRHIRDAYCFELGKVTQPHIRERVVNDIIARFDAGLAAQVAERLGLPAPHGGATPAVAQRSPALSLIGRAKPGIRSRKIALIATAGTSQALVQQVRDALLAAHAVPTIVAPTLAPIGSIVPQATLAGMPSVMFDAVFVCGGDGDGRDLAHSADARHFVREAFKHLKPIAAVGSGRQLLSAAHLPDPAEGVCVGQAVDLDAVLNDLSDHLGRHRVWAREQQAAELPA, from the coding sequence ATGACCCATTCCCCCTCATCCGGCAAGACGCCGCCCGCCCAGCCGCAGGACAGCGCGAAATCGCGCCAGCTCGACGAGCACCGCTCGCGGCCCGACCACGAGGCGCTGCGCACCAACCAGGGCGTGCGGATCGCCGACAACCAGAACACGTTGCGCGGCGGCCCGCGCGGCCCGTCGCTGCTCGAAGACTTCATCATGCGCGAGAAGATCACGCATTTCGATCACGAGCGCATTCCGGAGCGCGTGGTGCATGCGCGCGGCTCGGCCGCGCACGGCGTGTTCCGCGTGTACGAGCCGATGGCCGACTACACGAAGGCCGCGTTCCTGCAGGACCCGGCCGCCGAAACGCCGGTGTACGTGCGTTTCTCGACGGTGCAGGGGCCGCGCGGCTCGGCGGACACCGTGCGCGACGTGCGGGGCTTCGCGGTGAAGTTTTATACCGAAGAGGGCAACTACGACCTCGTCGGCAACAACATGCCGGTGTTCTTCATCCAGGATGCGATCAAGTTTCCCGACTTCGTGCATGCGGTGAAGCCCGAGGCGCCGAACGAGATGCCGACCGGCGCGTCCGCGCACGACACGTTCTGGGATTTCGTGTCGCTGGTGCCGGAAACCACCCACATGGTGCTGTGGCTGATGTCCGACCGCGCGCTGCCCGCGAGCTTTCGCGCGATGGACGGTTTCGGCGTGCACACGTTCCGCTTCGTGAACGCGGCCGGCGCAGAGCGTTTCGTGAAGTTCCACTGGCGGCCCGTGAGCGGCGCGTATTCGCTGCTGTGGGACGAGGCGCAGCGGATCGCCGGCCATGACCCGGACTTCAACCGGCGCGACTTGTGGATGGCGATCGAGCGCGGCGACTATCCGGAATTCGAACTCTGCGTGCAGATGATCGATCCGGCCGATGCCGGCAAGTTCGACTTCGACCTGCTCGACCCGACCAAGCTGGTGCCGGAAGAGTTGGTGCCGGTGCGGCCCATCGGCCGGATGACGTTGAACCGCAATCCCGACAACTTCTTCGCGGAGACCGAGCAGGTCGCGTTTCATCCGGGGCACGTGGTGCCCGGCATCGACTTCACGAACGATCCGCTGCTACAGGGGCGCCTGTTCTCGTACACCGATACGCAATTGAGCCGGCTCGGCGGCCCGAACTTCCACGAGATCCCGATCAACCGGCCGGTGTGCCCGTTCGCGAACAACCAGCGCGATGCGATGCACCGGCAGACGATCAACGTCGGGCAGGCGTCGTACGAACCGAATTCGACGAGCGGCGGCTGGCCGCGCGAGACGCCGCCCGCGCCGGCCGGCGGCGGCTTCGAGACCGTGCACGAGCCGCTCGACGGCGACAAGGTGCGCGTGCGCAGCGAGACGTTCGCCGATCATTTCTCGCAGGCCGCGCTGTTCTACCAGAGCATGACCGAGATCGAGCAGCGGCATATCCGCGACGCCTACTGCTTCGAGCTCGGCAAGGTGACGCAGCCGCATATTCGCGAGCGGGTGGTCAACGACATCATCGCCCGCTTCGACGCGGGGCTGGCCGCGCAGGTGGCCGAACGGCTCGGGCTGCCCGCGCCGCACGGCGGCGCGACGCCGGCAGTCGCGCAGCGTTCGCCGGCGCTGAGCCTGATCGGCCGCGCGAAGCCCGGCATCCGGTCGCGCAAGATCGCGCTGATCGCGACCGCCGGCACGAGCCAGGCGCTCGTCCAGCAGGTGCGCGATGCGCTGCTGGCCGCGCATGCGGTGCCGACGATCGTCGCGCCGACGCTGGCGCCGATCGGCAGCATCGTGCCGCAGGCGACGCTGGCCGGCATGCCGTCGGTGATGTTCGACGCGGTGTTCGTGTGCGGCGGCGACGGCGACGGCCGCGACCTCGCGCACAGCGCCGACGCGCGGCATTTCGTGCGCGAAGCGTTCAAGCACCTGAAGCCGATCGCGGCCGTCGGGTCGGGGCGGCAATTGCTGAGCGCCGCGCACCTGCCGGACCCGGCCGAAGGCGTGTGCGTCGGGCAGGCCGTCGATCTCGACGCAGTCCTGAACGACCTGTCCGACCACCTCGGCCGCCATCGCGTCTGGGCACGCGAGCAGCAGGCCGCCGAGTTGCCGGCCTAG